One window of the Pedobacter ginsengisoli genome contains the following:
- a CDS encoding DsrE family protein, producing the protein MKNSIKYIFALAAVLFFANLKPATAQTKNEFQAAKSKNKQYYALYALNSGDEQKIAGTLRNIKNALEDPRLKGKLHVELIAFSGGVAVYDKNGPFKETLLDLKSRGVDLVQCENTIRERKIEKSSLYDFINYVPSGNGEIILRHYEGWAIVHP; encoded by the coding sequence ATGAAAAACTCAATCAAATACATCTTTGCATTAGCGGCAGTACTTTTTTTTGCTAATCTTAAACCAGCTACAGCTCAAACCAAGAACGAATTTCAAGCGGCTAAAAGTAAAAACAAGCAATATTATGCACTCTATGCATTAAATAGCGGTGATGAACAAAAAATAGCAGGAACATTAAGGAATATTAAAAATGCTCTGGAAGATCCGCGACTAAAAGGAAAACTTCATGTTGAGCTGATTGCCTTTAGTGGAGGCGTAGCAGTCTACGATAAAAATGGGCCGTTTAAAGAGACTTTGCTTGATTTAAAATCCCGCGGGGTAGATCTTGTTCAATGTGAAAATACAATCAGGGAACGTAAGATTGAAAAAAGCTCTTTGTATGATTTCATTAATTATGTTCCCAGCGGCAATGGAGAAATTATTCTGCGCCATTACGAAGGATGGGCAATTGTACATCCGTAA
- a CDS encoding molybdate ABC transporter substrate-binding protein, with protein MRKLKLIIFILTVVLLNSSIVMAQNHRFDPPWNTPPEAKVQFTIPGIDNIPDIYGDINDPQLVVFFAGNQFMVIDDLMKSFKIKYPQYTRVLAETLPPGILAKQIEAGSIVIGNMRITLKPDVYTAGKTRIDECHNWFNRTELYAKNKLAIMTRKGNPKQVNKLADLGRNDLRVSMPNPAWEGIGKRIEEAYRKAGGEALRNTIMETKVKDSTTYLTQIHHRQTPMRILYEQSDAGPVWYSEVHYQKMIGHPIEYIEIPENENIKAQYYAGQLKKAPHPKAAKDFMDFLISKEARAIYSKYGFELP; from the coding sequence ATGCGTAAATTAAAACTAATCATATTTATACTAACTGTAGTTCTCCTTAACAGTTCCATTGTTATGGCTCAGAATCATCGTTTTGACCCTCCATGGAACACACCTCCCGAAGCTAAGGTTCAGTTTACAATTCCAGGGATCGACAACATACCTGATATTTATGGCGACATAAATGACCCTCAGCTAGTTGTATTTTTTGCCGGCAATCAGTTCATGGTTATAGATGATTTAATGAAATCATTTAAAATCAAATATCCTCAATATACCCGTGTGCTTGCTGAAACCCTTCCGCCGGGTATTTTAGCAAAGCAGATTGAAGCTGGCAGTATTGTTATTGGCAATATGCGAATCACATTGAAACCGGATGTATACACTGCCGGTAAAACCAGAATTGATGAATGCCATAACTGGTTTAACAGAACTGAGCTTTATGCTAAAAATAAATTGGCGATAATGACCAGAAAAGGAAATCCTAAGCAAGTAAATAAACTGGCTGACTTAGGGCGCAATGATTTACGTGTAAGCATGCCTAATCCAGCATGGGAAGGAATTGGGAAACGTATTGAAGAAGCTTATAGAAAAGCAGGTGGCGAAGCACTTAGAAATACTATAATGGAAACTAAAGTAAAGGACTCTACAACATACCTTACCCAAATTCATCACAGACAAACGCCTATGCGCATTCTATATGAGCAAAGTGATGCAGGGCCTGTCTGGTATTCAGAAGTGCATTATCAGAAAATGATTGGTCACCCAATTGAGTATATTGAAATTCCAGAAAACGAGAATATAAAGGCTCAATATTATGCGGGGCAGCTTAAAAAAGCTCCACATCCTAAAGCCGCTAAAGATTTTATGGATTTTTTAATAAGTAAAGAGGCTCGTGCCATTTATAGCAAATATGGATTTGAACTACCTTAG
- a CDS encoding DUF4271 domain-containing protein has product MNLSRIILIATLFFALGYNRTYAQTVPEDADTTIAAPAYTRKFVKDPAFLARQKFVTDSIMTHSWLFPDSMIHKHMIMDSIILANTVGSSNLITRYKELTTMKVSKYRLGKPIPKGSVWVPAIVGLLLVLFAVLKISFNKQLQTIVQSFFSNRVLNNLNKEDNLFTSWPFLLLFVQFGFTIGMFFYLVSGFYHISFPGTGFQFYLSISILIVVLYIMKIVILRLLGYLFNIQKPINEYVTILYLSYFNLSLVFIPLVIAFSLSPLKYGPYYIAISFILLGVIFAFQFIRAGVNILSHHRFSKVYLFLYFCALEICPILILIKAIGL; this is encoded by the coding sequence ATGAATTTGAGCCGTATTATACTTATTGCGACCTTGTTTTTTGCCTTAGGCTATAATCGGACTTATGCACAAACAGTACCGGAGGATGCAGATACTACTATAGCAGCACCCGCTTATACCCGTAAATTTGTAAAGGACCCTGCTTTTCTTGCCCGCCAAAAATTTGTTACAGATTCTATAATGACTCATAGCTGGCTCTTTCCGGATTCAATGATTCATAAGCATATGATTATGGATAGTATCATTCTGGCAAATACAGTGGGCAGTTCTAATCTGATTACCAGATATAAAGAGCTTACCACAATGAAGGTAAGTAAATACAGATTGGGCAAGCCTATACCAAAGGGCTCGGTTTGGGTTCCTGCTATTGTAGGTTTACTTCTGGTTTTGTTTGCAGTACTCAAAATATCTTTTAATAAACAACTGCAAACAATTGTTCAGTCCTTTTTCAGTAATCGGGTATTAAACAATTTAAATAAAGAGGACAACTTATTTACATCATGGCCCTTTTTGCTTTTATTTGTTCAATTTGGCTTTACAATAGGGATGTTTTTTTATCTCGTATCTGGCTTTTATCATATTTCATTTCCGGGCACAGGCTTTCAGTTTTATCTCAGTATTTCAATTCTGATTGTAGTTTTGTATATAATGAAAATAGTTATCCTAAGGCTGTTGGGGTATCTTTTTAACATCCAGAAACCGATTAATGAATATGTTACAATATTATATTTGAGTTATTTTAACCTTTCTTTAGTGTTCATTCCATTAGTTATAGCTTTCTCATTATCGCCCTTAAAATATGGGCCATACTATATTGCTATCTCTTTTATACTATTAGGCGTGATTTTTGCTTTTCAATTTATAAGGGCAGGGGTTAACATATTATCTCATCATCGATTTTCAAAAGTCTATTTGTTTTTGTACTTTTGTGCCCTCGAAATTTGCCCTATATTAATTTTAATCAAGGCAATAGGATTATAA
- a CDS encoding LysR family transcriptional regulator, translated as MIFDFRLQVFQAVAQKLSFTKAAAELFITQPAVTRHIRELEKQLNTALFVRNGNHISLTAAGNVLLKHTGKIFEIYLLIQNDLAQLSDGLRGNLRIGASTTLAQTFMPKILALFKRAYPEIVFTFIRGNTESITQLVIDGKIDVAMVEGQMHYPQINYEKFSDDELVLVTKSDNPLAKKGEIVPHQLLDLQLVLREHGSGTLDVISKALGEVGISLKDLKIELQLESNVSIKQYLLHSEAAAFLSMQTIIGELKRNELSIVDIKGIEMFRTFQFIQLHSRTSKVIDSFKLFCRGHINI; from the coding sequence ATGATATTCGATTTCAGGTTACAGGTATTTCAGGCTGTTGCGCAAAAACTGAGCTTTACTAAAGCAGCTGCTGAACTCTTTATTACGCAACCTGCTGTAACCAGACATATTCGGGAACTCGAAAAACAATTAAATACTGCTTTGTTTGTTCGCAATGGAAATCATATTTCCTTAACAGCAGCCGGCAATGTTTTATTAAAACATACAGGGAAAATATTTGAAATCTATTTGTTGATTCAAAATGACCTTGCCCAGTTAAGCGATGGTCTTAGAGGTAATCTGCGCATAGGGGCAAGTACAACACTGGCGCAGACCTTTATGCCCAAAATCCTTGCTTTATTTAAAAGGGCTTATCCGGAAATTGTATTTACTTTTATCAGGGGCAATACTGAGTCTATTACGCAATTGGTAATAGATGGAAAAATTGACGTGGCGATGGTTGAAGGGCAAATGCATTATCCTCAGATAAACTATGAAAAATTTAGCGATGATGAATTGGTTTTAGTTACAAAGTCCGACAACCCATTAGCCAAAAAAGGAGAGATTGTTCCCCATCAGCTGCTTGATTTGCAATTGGTACTCAGAGAACATGGATCTGGTACGCTTGATGTAATTTCAAAAGCATTAGGTGAAGTTGGCATCAGTCTTAAAGATCTCAAAATTGAATTGCAGTTAGAAAGTAATGTCAGCATCAAACAATATCTGCTTCATTCAGAAGCTGCGGCTTTTTTGTCAATGCAAACCATTATAGGTGAATTGAAAAGGAATGAGCTTAGCATTGTAGATATTAAAGGGATTGAGATGTTTCGAACTTTTCAATTTATTCAGCTACATAGCAGAACTTCAAAAGTTATAGATTCTTTTAAGCTTTTTTGCAGAGGCCACATTAATATATAG
- a CDS encoding c-type cytochrome produces MLTNQLKLFAIIGAAALISSCTGRNKPIQQNHLSKTKPAAAAKDVWHAPDESTIPKNAKGEMIRYGKDLIANTSAYFGSKGTLGKFTNGLNCQNCHLDAGTRIFGNNYAAVMSSYPKITARSGKITSPIARIKGCFERSLNGKMPDSTSKEIRAMIAYMEWLNQGVENPEGMYGRGTEKIALLDRPADPKKGALLYASKCKSCHGENGEGIAATGGKTFIYPPLWGKVSYNDGAGLYRLSNFAGFIKNNMPFGATYKNPILTDEESWDIAAFVNSQARPHKDQHADYPNLKKKPIDAPYGPYGDHFSEKQHKYGPYQPIKNVYKTKT; encoded by the coding sequence ATGTTAACTAACCAATTAAAACTATTCGCTATTATTGGCGCAGCGGCCTTAATAAGCAGTTGTACCGGACGAAACAAGCCCATACAACAGAACCATTTAAGCAAAACAAAACCAGCCGCCGCTGCTAAAGATGTATGGCACGCTCCTGATGAAAGTACAATTCCAAAAAATGCCAAAGGCGAAATGATCCGCTACGGTAAAGACCTGATTGCCAACACTTCGGCCTATTTTGGTTCTAAAGGAACATTGGGTAAATTTACTAATGGATTGAATTGCCAAAATTGCCATCTAGATGCAGGGACAAGGATATTTGGAAACAACTACGCAGCTGTAATGAGCAGCTATCCAAAAATTACTGCACGATCGGGAAAAATTACCAGCCCTATTGCCCGAATTAAAGGTTGTTTTGAGCGAAGTTTAAATGGAAAGATGCCTGATTCTACATCCAAAGAAATAAGAGCGATGATTGCTTACATGGAATGGCTTAACCAGGGAGTTGAGAATCCGGAAGGCATGTATGGACGAGGAACCGAAAAAATAGCTTTGCTGGATCGCCCTGCTGACCCAAAAAAGGGAGCATTACTCTATGCATCGAAATGTAAAAGCTGCCATGGCGAAAATGGAGAAGGTATAGCTGCAACCGGAGGCAAAACGTTTATCTATCCACCACTATGGGGCAAGGTTAGTTATAATGATGGTGCGGGGCTTTATCGTCTCTCTAATTTTGCCGGATTTATTAAGAATAATATGCCTTTTGGTGCTACTTATAAAAATCCAATACTAACTGATGAGGAATCGTGGGACATTGCAGCCTTTGTTAACTCGCAGGCACGCCCCCACAAAGATCAGCACGCAGATTATCCAAATTTAAAAAAGAAACCTATTGATGCACCTTATGGCCCTTATGGAGACCATTTCTCTGAAAAACAACATAAATACGGCCCATATCAACCAATTAAAAACGTATACAAAACAAAAACATAA